From the Pomacea canaliculata isolate SZHN2017 linkage group LG4, ASM307304v1, whole genome shotgun sequence genome, one window contains:
- the LOC112562384 gene encoding uncharacterized protein LOC112562384 → MQPSFLQGMVQLTSSPRLLFVLLVLACYHGSLFFTPRPSTSESSSSTSSFTWTSSSSWFSLLHSAFFEKTGASGWGSVGVGAYRVCQPSTEQQRLVQMLNMMESVEHINPENLEQLIRSGGQHNLSAVCPAFRPTDRTGLESQSLCPWTLEENYEVNRFPRLLMFARCICGHCRGAGWGNGPPTLYSCVPLYHRVAVIRETCGPSGEVHFRWDRESIPVGCVCAHPPARRVDRK, encoded by the coding sequence CTTACATCCAGTCCTCGCCTGCTGTTCGTTCTGCTAGTTCTTGCATGCTACCACGGCTCCTTGTTCTTCACGCCACGTCCTTCCACCTCAGAGTCCTCTTCATCGACCTCCTCCTTCACCTGGACCTCCTCCTCCAGCTGGTTCTCCCTCCTCCACTCCGCCTTCTTCGAAAAGACGGGCGCTTCTGGGTGGGGCTCAGTCGGGGTCGGGGCCTACAGGGTGTGTCAGCCCTCCACGGAGCAACAGCGCCTGGTCCAGATGCTGAACATGATGGAGTCTGTGGAGCACATCAACCCAGAGAACCTGGAGCAGCTCATCCGCAGCGGTGGGCAGCACAACCTGTCCGCCGTCTGCCCGGCGTTCCGCCCCACTGACCGCACGGGCCTGGAGAGCCAGTCGCTGTGTCCGTGGACCCTGGAGGAGAACTACGAGGTGAACCGCTTTCCTCGCCTCCTGATGTTCGCTCGGTGCATCTGCGGCCATTGCAGGGGGGCAGGGTGGGGAAACGGACCTCCCACACTCTACTCCTGCGTACCGCTGTACCACCGCGTGGCAGTCATCCGCGAGACGTGTGGACCGTCCGGGGAAGTCCACTTCCGGTGGGACCGCGAGTCCATTCCCGTGGGTTGCGTCTGCGCACACCCTCCCGCGCGACGGGTGGACAGAAAATAA